One window of Colius striatus isolate bColStr4 chromosome 16, bColStr4.1.hap1, whole genome shotgun sequence genomic DNA carries:
- the DPM1 gene encoding dolichol-phosphate mannosyltransferase subunit 1 isoform X1, with the protein MAAAGHDKLSVLLPTYNERENLPLVVWLLVRTFQESGNNFEIIIIDDGSPDGTQEVAEQLEKIYGSDKILLRPRARKLGLGTAYIHGMKHATGNFIVIMDADLSHHPKFIPEFIRKQKEGNFDIVSGTRYKGNGGVYGWDLKRKLISRGANFITQVLLRPGASDLTGSFRLYRKEVLQKLMEKCVSKGYVFQMEMIVRARQLGYTIGEVPISFVDRVYGESKLGGNEIVSFLKGLLTLFATT; encoded by the exons ATGGCGGCCGCCGGCCACGACAAGCTGTCGGTGCTGCTGCCCACCTACAACGAGCGGGAGAACCTGCCCCTCGTCGTCTGGCTTCTGGTGCGCACCTTCCAGGAGAG TGGAAACAACTTTGAAATTATCATCATAGATGATGGAAGCCCAGATGGGACACAGGAAGTTGCTGAACAGTTGGAAAAGATATATGGATCAGATAAAATA CTTCTAAGACCCAGAGCAAGGAAGTTGGGCCTCG GCACTGCTTATATTCATGGAATGAAGCATGCCACTGGgaattttattgttattatggATGCTGACCTCTCTCACCAC ccAAAATTTATTCCAGAGTTTATCAG aaagcaaaaagaaggcAATTTTGATATTGTGTCTGGAACAAGATATAAAGGAAATGGAGGAGTGTATGGCTgggatttgaaaagaaaattgatCAG TCGCGGTGCCAATTTTATAACTCAGGTTTTGCTGAGACCAGGTGCATCAGACTTAACAGGGAGCTTCAG GTTATACAGGAAAGAAGTCTTACAGAAACTAATGGAGAAATGCGTTTCTAAGGGATATGTCTTCCAGATGGAGATGATTGTTCGGGCTAGACAGTTAGGATATACTATTGGAGAG GTTCCTATTTCATTTGTGGACCGTGTCTATGGAGAATCTAAACTTGGAGGCAATGAAATAGTCTCCTTCTTAAAGGGGCTCTTGACCTTGTTTGCTACAACGTGA
- the DPM1 gene encoding dolichol-phosphate mannosyltransferase subunit 1 isoform X2 has product MAAAGHDKLSVLLPTYNERENLPLVVWLLVRTFQESGNNFEIIIIDDGSPDGTQEVAEQLEKIYGSDKILLRPRARKLGLGTAYIHGMKHATGNFIVIMDADLSHHPKFIPEFIRKQKEGNFDIVSGTRYKGNGGVYGWDLKRKLISRGANFITQVLLRPGASDLTGSFRLYRKEVLQKLMEKCVSKGYVFQMEMIVRARQLGYTIGEVLSTLD; this is encoded by the exons ATGGCGGCCGCCGGCCACGACAAGCTGTCGGTGCTGCTGCCCACCTACAACGAGCGGGAGAACCTGCCCCTCGTCGTCTGGCTTCTGGTGCGCACCTTCCAGGAGAG TGGAAACAACTTTGAAATTATCATCATAGATGATGGAAGCCCAGATGGGACACAGGAAGTTGCTGAACAGTTGGAAAAGATATATGGATCAGATAAAATA CTTCTAAGACCCAGAGCAAGGAAGTTGGGCCTCG GCACTGCTTATATTCATGGAATGAAGCATGCCACTGGgaattttattgttattatggATGCTGACCTCTCTCACCAC ccAAAATTTATTCCAGAGTTTATCAG aaagcaaaaagaaggcAATTTTGATATTGTGTCTGGAACAAGATATAAAGGAAATGGAGGAGTGTATGGCTgggatttgaaaagaaaattgatCAG TCGCGGTGCCAATTTTATAACTCAGGTTTTGCTGAGACCAGGTGCATCAGACTTAACAGGGAGCTTCAG GTTATACAGGAAAGAAGTCTTACAGAAACTAATGGAGAAATGCGTTTCTAAGGGATATGTCTTCCAGATGGAGATGATTGTTCGGGCTAGACAGTTAGGATATACTATTGGAGAG GTTCTCTCTACCTTGGACTGA
- the MOCS3 gene encoding adenylyltransferase and sulfurtransferase MOCS3: MAGGAEAARLSAEIGRREQELRGLREQLAAVLAEGAAGDGEALTEDCAAAFPSELPPLPVQASLSPAAILRYSRQLVLPELGVRGQLLLARSSVLVVGCGGLGCPLAQYLAAAGVGRLGLVDHDVVETSNLHRQVLHGEARRGVPKAVSAAAALRLLNSTVQYVPYCGALSPRTALELVRQYDLVADCSDNVPTRYLVNDACVLAGKPLVSGSALRLEGQLVVYNYQGGPCYRCLFPKPPPPETVTNCADGGVLGVVPGIMGCIQALEVLKIASGMGSSFSQFMLMFDAHEGRFRNIKLRPKKPDCAVCGDNPSITCLQDYEAFCGSSATDKCRTLHLLSSEDRISVEQYKKLLDEQVPHVLLDVRPQVEVDICRLVHAIHIPLSKLEEKDEECLGYLEKRISEEKQRTNGQTSVPVYVVCKLGNDSQKAVRILQELPIKEFDSVLAKDIKGGLMAWASKIDPTFPEY; the protein is encoded by the coding sequence ATGGCGGGCGGCGCGGAGGCGGCGCGGCTGAGTGCGGAGATCGGCCGGCGGGAGCAGGAGCTGCGCGGCTTACGCGAGCAGTTGGCCGCCGTCCTGGCCGAGGGTGCCGCGGGCGATGGGGAGGCTCTTACGGAGGACTGCGCTGCCGCCTTTCCTAGCGAGCTGCCCCCTCTGCCCGTCCAGGCCTCCCTGAGCCCCGCCGCCATCCTGCGGTACAGCCGGCAGCTGGTGCTACCCGAGCTGGGCGTGCGGGgtcagctgctcctggctcgCTCCTCCGTGCTCGTGGTGGGCTGCGGCGGCCTGGGCTGCCCCCTGGCCCAGTACCTGGCCGCCGCCGGTGTTGGTCGCCTGGGTCTGGTGGATCACGACGTGGTGGAGACGAGCAACCTGCACCGGCAGGTGCTGCACGGGGAGGCCCGCCGAGGGGTCCCCAAGGCCGTGTCTGCCGCGGCAGCTCTGCGGCTGCTGAACTCCACCGTACAGTATGTGCCCTACTGCGGGGCGCTGAGCCCTCGCACCGCCCTGGAACTGGTGCGGCAGTACGACCTCGTCGCCGACTGTTCCGACAACGTTCCCACCAGGTACTTGGTGAACGATGCCTGTGTCCTGGCCGGGAAGCCCTTGGTGTCCGGCAGCGCCCTCCGGTTGGAGGGACAGCTTGTCGTGTACAACTACCAGGGAGGGCCCTGCTACAGGTGTCTCTTCCCCAAGCCTCCTCCACCAGAGACAGTGACTAACTGTGCAGATGGGGGAGTGCTGGGTGTCGTGCCAGGCATCATGGGGTGCATCCAGGCCTTGGAAGTGTTGAAGATTGCCTCGGGAATGGGTTCTTCCTTCAGTCAATTCATGCTGATGTTTGATGCACATGAAGGGAGGTTTCGCAACATCAAGTTAAGACCAAAGAAACCAGACTGTGCTGTTTGTGGTGACAATCCATCTATCACCTGCCTGCAGGATTATGAGGCGTTTTGTGGTTCATCTGCAACAGACAAGTGTAGGACTTTACATCTGCTCTCCAGTGAAGACAGAATATCTGTAGAGCAATACAAAAAACTGTTGGATGAGCAAGTTCCTCATGTATTGTTAGACGTTCGTCCACAGGTAGAAGTGGATATCTGTCGCCTGGTACACGCTATCCACATTCCTTTGAGtaaattagaagaaaaagatgaagagtGTCTGGGATATTTAGAAAAAAGAATTTctgaagagaagcagagaaCTAATGGCCAAACATCTGTTCCTGTATATGTTGTTTGCAAGTTAGGAAATGATTCCCAGAAGGCTGTAAGAATTCTGCAGGAGTTACCTATTAAAGAGTTTGATTCTGTGTTAGCTAAGGATATTAAAGGGGGGCTCATGGCTTGGGCCAGTAAAATTGACCCAACATTTCCTGAGTATTAG